The Ischnura elegans chromosome 1, ioIscEleg1.1, whole genome shotgun sequence genome contains a region encoding:
- the LOC124153974 gene encoding uncharacterized protein LOC124153974: MSDVRYSMFLMLLHCTSRDLFIGLVTSFAGRVRVIDITTPFLRHGGVDDTCFEKWMGMGCRRHSEGIHLNAKGMGVPMECLDRRVCTKPVNKLKKVLNVSTTGTRSINHHCHSSMCTLLGHCNC, translated from the exons ATGAGCGATGTAAGATATTCCATGTTCCTTATGCTTTTGCACTGTACCAGTCGTGACCTATTCATCGGATTAGTGACTTCTTTCGCAGGGAGGGTGAGAGTAATTGATATCACCACTCCCTTCCTTCGCCACGGTGGGGTGGACGACACCTGCTTCGAGAA GTGGATGGGGATGGGGTGTCGTCGCCATTCCGAAGGCATACACTTGAATGCCAAAGGAATGGGGGTGCCGATGGAGTGTCTGGATAGGCGTGTGTGTACAAAACCAGTGAACAAGCTGAAAAAAGTCTTGAACGTTTCCACAACAGGGACTCGATCTATCAATCATCACTGTCACAGCAGCATGTGTACTCTACTGGGCCACTGCAACTGCTGA